A single genomic interval of Cupriavidus sp. MP-37 harbors:
- a CDS encoding acyltransferase, which translates to MPRGRFAFVTGILSWTLLIASTLFWCALLFPLALLKLALPFAAAMRRIDPLLNGIATAWISGNTGWFAWIQREPWDIRGNDGLRYADWYLVNCNHQSWADIFVLQRALNRRIPLLKFFLKQQLIYVPVIGLAWWALDFPFMKRHGKAELRRNPALRRQDQETARRACAKFSLVPTSVMVFAEGTRFTEAKRAAQASPYRHLLKPKAGGLAVALNAMGNKFRSLIDVTIVYPEGAPGFWDLACGRAGPVLVRMRQLPVPPSFCDADYGSDKAFRTEFHHWLARQWEAKDAEIEALTPPRQR; encoded by the coding sequence GTGCCGCGCGGGCGCTTCGCCTTTGTCACCGGCATCCTGAGCTGGACCCTGCTGATCGCCAGCACGCTGTTCTGGTGCGCGCTGCTGTTTCCGCTGGCGCTGCTGAAGCTGGCGCTGCCGTTCGCCGCGGCCATGCGGCGCATCGACCCGCTGCTCAACGGCATCGCCACCGCCTGGATCTCCGGCAACACCGGCTGGTTCGCGTGGATCCAGCGCGAGCCCTGGGACATCCGCGGCAACGACGGGCTGCGCTATGCCGACTGGTACCTGGTGAACTGCAACCACCAGTCGTGGGCCGATATCTTCGTGCTGCAGCGTGCGCTGAACCGGCGCATCCCGCTGCTGAAGTTCTTCCTGAAGCAGCAGCTGATCTATGTGCCGGTGATCGGCCTGGCCTGGTGGGCACTGGATTTTCCGTTCATGAAGCGCCACGGCAAGGCCGAGCTGCGGCGCAATCCGGCCTTGCGGCGCCAGGACCAGGAAACCGCCCGGCGCGCCTGCGCAAAGTTTTCGCTGGTGCCGACCAGCGTGATGGTGTTTGCCGAAGGCACGCGCTTTACCGAGGCCAAGCGCGCCGCGCAGGCTTCGCCCTACCGCCACCTGCTCAAGCCCAAGGCCGGCGGCCTGGCGGTGGCGCTGAACGCAATGGGCAACAAGTTCCGCTCGCTGATCGATGTCACCATCGTCTACCCCGAAGGCGCGCCGGGCTTCTGGGACCTGGCCTGCGGACGCGCCGGCCCGGTGCTGGTGCGCATGCGCCAGCTGCCGGTGCCGCCGTCCTTCTGCGACGCCGACTATGGCAGCGACAAGGCCTTCCGCACCGAATTCCACCACTGGCTGGCGCGCCAGTGGGAGGCCAAGGACGCGGAGATCGAGGCGCTGACGCCGCCGCGCCAGCGCTGA
- a CDS encoding transporter: MPTTLVLRLAMAAPLMLACAGAHATEGALGRPVTGTSVVANAGIVSPEPALIVNVGEIYLDGSIGGSRTVPVAGKASAGIEGKVAFTLATVMKVWDTDTGAWNFASSFTLPYVWTRVTANVSVGGRGASTQDTASNLFDITFAPIIAGYHFSKTEHVALSLNVWAPTGKYDPNALANPSLNNWTLIPQVAYTRLFPEHGLEFDAVAGIQFYTRNHATNYQNAPLFTLDTMLLKRFANGAGLGLIAGTTQQLGDDSGPLADRLNGFRGHDWAVGPIVTYDTKVGARSLLSLGLRWVPSVASKNRLKSTNTFMGTATLVF, translated from the coding sequence ATGCCAACGACCCTCGTCCTCCGGCTTGCCATGGCCGCCCCCCTGATGCTGGCCTGTGCCGGCGCCCACGCCACCGAAGGCGCGCTCGGACGTCCGGTCACCGGCACCAGCGTGGTCGCCAATGCGGGGATCGTGTCGCCGGAGCCTGCGCTGATCGTCAACGTCGGCGAAATCTACCTCGACGGCTCGATCGGCGGGAGCCGGACCGTGCCCGTCGCAGGCAAGGCCTCGGCCGGCATCGAAGGCAAGGTCGCCTTCACGCTGGCGACGGTGATGAAAGTGTGGGACACCGACACCGGCGCCTGGAACTTTGCCTCCAGCTTTACGCTGCCCTATGTCTGGACCAGGGTCACGGCAAACGTCAGCGTCGGCGGCCGCGGCGCCAGCACGCAGGACACCGCCTCGAACCTGTTCGACATCACCTTCGCGCCGATCATCGCCGGCTACCATTTTTCCAAGACCGAACACGTGGCGCTGAGCCTCAACGTATGGGCGCCGACCGGCAAGTACGACCCCAACGCGCTGGCCAATCCCAGCCTGAACAACTGGACCCTCATTCCGCAGGTGGCCTACACCAGGTTGTTCCCGGAACACGGGCTCGAGTTCGACGCGGTCGCCGGCATCCAGTTCTACACCCGCAACCACGCCACCAATTACCAGAACGCGCCGCTGTTCACGCTCGACACGATGCTGCTCAAGCGCTTTGCCAACGGCGCCGGCCTGGGCCTGATCGCCGGCACCACGCAGCAGCTGGGTGACGACAGCGGCCCGCTGGCGGACCGCCTGAACGGCTTCCGCGGCCACGACTGGGCGGTGGGCCCGATCGTCACCTACGACACCAAGGTCGGCGCCAGGAGCCTGCTGTCGCTGGGCCTGCGCTGGGTGCCGTCGGTGGCGAGCAAGAACCGGCTGAAGAGCACCAACACCTTCATGGGCACGGCGACGCTGGTGTTCTGA
- a CDS encoding arylsulfatase, translating into MDQVEKRIVRRRSARLVMLAVAAVVVAVTGCDKKDTPPKAQQPAAQAPAATPAPSAAAPAPARENPPVATSAPVAAASAPALAAPAASGKKPNILVIFGDDIGQTNISAYSHGVVGYRTPNIDRIAQEGMLFTDYYGENSCTAGRSTFITGEVGLRTGLLKVGIPGAPVGLQAQNVTIAQALKPLGYATGQFGKNHLGDRNEYLPTAHGFDEFFGNLYHLNAEEEPERPYYPKNDEAWVKANAPRGVIHSFADGKVEDTGPLNRKRMETIDDETTTAAIGFMDKQVKADKPFFVWMNTTRMHVFTHVRESMRGQSGMPGNEYADGMIEHDGHVGKLLKALDDLKVADNTIVIYSTDNGPNQFSWPDAATTPFRSEKDTNWEGAFRVPAIIRWPGRIKPNTVSTTMISGLDWFPTLLAAAGDTDIKERLLKGTSIGGKSFKVHLDGYNFLPYLTGQTNTGPRQDFFYFNDDGQLVAMRHNDWKFVFCEQRQPGGFQVWANPFTCLRVPKAFNLRMDPYERADTVSDQYYDWTAKNAYMISYASSRVAPFLQSFKDYPPSQRPASFTIDQMTEAVMSSLDKGAAGGK; encoded by the coding sequence ATGGATCAAGTTGAGAAACGCATAGTCAGACGGCGCAGTGCCAGGCTGGTGATGCTGGCGGTGGCCGCCGTGGTGGTCGCGGTGACGGGCTGCGACAAGAAGGACACGCCGCCCAAGGCGCAGCAGCCGGCGGCGCAGGCGCCTGCCGCGACGCCGGCACCGTCCGCGGCCGCACCGGCACCGGCCAGGGAGAATCCGCCGGTGGCGACCAGCGCCCCGGTGGCCGCGGCCTCCGCGCCCGCGCTGGCGGCACCGGCGGCATCCGGCAAGAAGCCGAACATCCTGGTGATCTTTGGCGATGACATCGGCCAGACCAACATCAGCGCCTACAGCCATGGCGTGGTGGGTTACCGCACCCCGAATATCGACCGCATCGCCCAGGAGGGCATGCTCTTCACCGACTACTACGGCGAGAACAGCTGCACGGCGGGCCGCTCCACCTTCATCACCGGTGAAGTCGGGCTGCGCACGGGCCTGCTGAAGGTCGGCATCCCGGGCGCGCCGGTCGGCCTGCAGGCGCAGAACGTGACCATTGCGCAGGCGCTGAAGCCGCTGGGCTATGCGACCGGCCAGTTCGGCAAGAACCACCTGGGCGACCGCAACGAATACCTGCCCACCGCGCACGGTTTCGACGAGTTCTTCGGCAACCTCTATCACCTGAACGCGGAAGAGGAGCCAGAGCGCCCGTACTATCCGAAGAACGACGAGGCCTGGGTCAAGGCCAACGCGCCGCGCGGCGTGATTCACTCGTTCGCGGACGGCAAGGTCGAAGATACCGGGCCGCTCAACCGCAAGCGCATGGAGACCATCGACGACGAGACCACCACGGCGGCGATCGGCTTCATGGACAAGCAGGTGAAGGCCGACAAGCCGTTCTTCGTGTGGATGAACACCACGCGCATGCACGTGTTCACCCACGTGCGCGAGTCGATGCGCGGGCAGAGCGGCATGCCGGGCAACGAGTACGCCGACGGCATGATCGAGCACGACGGCCACGTCGGCAAGCTGCTCAAGGCGCTCGATGACCTGAAGGTGGCCGACAACACCATCGTGATCTACAGCACCGACAACGGCCCGAACCAGTTCAGCTGGCCGGATGCCGCGACCACGCCGTTCCGCAGCGAGAAGGACACCAACTGGGAAGGCGCGTTCCGGGTGCCGGCGATCATCCGGTGGCCGGGCCGCATCAAGCCCAACACGGTATCCACCACGATGATTTCCGGGCTCGACTGGTTCCCGACGCTGCTGGCCGCGGCCGGCGATACCGATATCAAGGAGCGCCTGCTCAAGGGCACCAGCATCGGCGGCAAATCGTTCAAGGTGCACCTGGACGGCTATAACTTCCTGCCCTACCTGACCGGGCAGACCAACACCGGGCCGCGCCAGGACTTCTTCTACTTCAACGATGACGGCCAGCTGGTGGCGATGCGCCACAACGACTGGAAGTTCGTGTTCTGCGAGCAGCGCCAGCCGGGCGGCTTCCAGGTCTGGGCCAACCCGTTCACCTGCCTGCGCGTGCCCAAGGCATTCAACCTGCGCATGGACCCGTATGAGCGCGCCGATACGGTTTCCGACCAGTACTACGACTGGACCGCGAAGAACGCCTACATGATCAGTTATGCGTCCTCGCGCGTGGCGCCGTTCCTCCAGTCGTTCAAGGACTACCCGCCCAGCCAGCGGCCGGCCAGCTTCACCATCGACCAGATGACCGAGGCGGTGATGTCGTCGCTCGACAAGGGCGCGGCCGGCGGCAAGTAG
- a CDS encoding fused MFS/spermidine synthase, with amino-acid sequence MAEARAGAGSGKDRVRHAAATNGQTARAAAQSGQDPLAWHDAALVPALLLFSSGTAGLIFQVLWIKQLALVVGVEVHAVTTAVSAFFGGLALGGWSFGRLADRHGDPLRLYAWLEIAVLMLGIGATLALARAAAPFAWLESRAGLLAWALPFVLVILPAAAMGGTLPVLMRVLGSRPGRVGTHGGRLYAANTAGAIAGTLLAGFVLVPGLGILGSAVAAGTLNGVAALAAWLLARRAASVSVPAGIHAASGGAAASASPSNVASNVAGDVANGRLALVLYAAAGGIALGYEVVWSQAIVQFLRTRTFAFTVVLATYLAGLALGSALAARHADRVRDPWGAFGLLVAAAGLVALLEFVLLGEWLLRAQGSLSAWVQGLTASPLLAACARFALAALTVVFVPTLLLGAAFPFVLRVSVDSRRIGAGVGSVIALNTLGGIAGTALAGFVLVPYLGLVRTLSLLAVAAAVVGVVAVALGSGVRPAARWAVPMLGVLAVIAAALAPPDRLATLLARARGGELVFYEEGRGATVAVVEQASATNRFRRLYIQGVSNSGDAMTSQRYMRLQALLPLIVHNGTPKSALVIGLGTGITAGATLAWPGLERRVVAELLPPVARAVPSFKGNFGVATDPRVEIRLRDGRRELLQSPQPYDLITLEPPPPSAAGVVNLYSTDFYRLAAARLQPGGLVAQWLPLPTQNDADTRMLVRSFLDVFPHATLWTTELHEMMLVGSMSPLALDVAQVRARFAQPEVAAALQAVGVRSAAALLATWVTDGAGLDWYAADAPAVTDDRPRIEYAGWVRADAFPESLSRLLSLQSEPPLAGADDAFWRELRHEREVLHTFYRAGLDAYRGDREAWATHITQAMRADPDNPYYAWFVGGQGRRAPAAPGNAPRNAP; translated from the coding sequence ATGGCAGAAGCGCGCGCCGGCGCAGGCTCCGGCAAGGATAGGGTGCGGCATGCGGCGGCCACGAACGGGCAGACGGCCCGGGCCGCCGCGCAGTCAGGGCAGGATCCGCTGGCATGGCACGATGCCGCGCTGGTGCCTGCCCTGCTGCTTTTTTCCTCGGGCACCGCGGGGCTGATCTTCCAGGTGCTCTGGATCAAGCAGCTTGCGCTGGTGGTGGGCGTCGAGGTGCACGCCGTCACCACTGCCGTGAGCGCGTTCTTCGGCGGGCTGGCGCTGGGCGGCTGGAGCTTCGGCCGCCTCGCCGACCGCCATGGTGATCCGCTCAGGCTGTATGCGTGGCTGGAAATCGCGGTGCTGATGCTGGGCATCGGCGCGACGCTGGCACTGGCGCGGGCCGCCGCGCCGTTTGCCTGGCTTGAGAGCCGGGCGGGCCTGCTGGCGTGGGCGTTGCCCTTTGTGCTGGTGATCCTGCCGGCGGCCGCGATGGGCGGCACGCTGCCGGTGCTGATGCGCGTGCTGGGATCGCGCCCGGGCCGCGTTGGCACGCATGGCGGGCGGCTCTACGCCGCCAACACCGCCGGCGCGATCGCCGGCACGCTGCTGGCGGGCTTTGTGCTGGTGCCCGGGCTTGGCATCCTGGGCAGCGCCGTCGCGGCGGGCACGCTCAACGGCGTCGCCGCGCTGGCAGCGTGGCTGCTGGCGCGCAGGGCCGCGAGCGTGTCCGTTCCCGCCGGCATCCATGCGGCGAGCGGTGGCGCTGCCGCCAGCGCCTCCCCCAGCAATGTCGCCAGCAATGTCGCCGGCGATGTCGCCAACGGCCGGCTCGCGCTGGTGCTGTATGCCGCCGCCGGCGGCATCGCGCTGGGCTACGAGGTGGTCTGGTCGCAGGCCATCGTGCAGTTCCTCCGCACGCGCACCTTCGCCTTCACCGTGGTGCTGGCCACCTATCTGGCCGGGCTGGCCCTCGGCAGCGCGCTGGCCGCGCGCCATGCCGACCGCGTGCGCGATCCATGGGGCGCCTTCGGCCTGCTGGTGGCCGCGGCCGGGCTGGTGGCCTTGCTGGAATTCGTGCTGCTGGGCGAATGGCTGCTGCGTGCGCAGGGCAGCCTGTCGGCATGGGTGCAGGGGCTGACCGCCAGCCCGCTGCTGGCGGCCTGCGCGCGCTTTGCGCTGGCCGCGCTGACGGTGGTGTTCGTGCCGACGCTGCTGCTGGGCGCGGCGTTCCCGTTCGTGCTGCGCGTCAGTGTCGACAGCCGGCGCATCGGCGCGGGCGTCGGCAGCGTGATCGCGCTCAACACGCTCGGCGGCATCGCCGGCACGGCGCTGGCCGGCTTCGTGCTGGTGCCTTACCTGGGACTGGTGCGTACGCTGTCGCTGCTGGCGGTCGCGGCGGCGGTGGTTGGCGTGGTGGCGGTGGCGCTGGGCAGCGGGGTGCGGCCCGCGGCGCGCTGGGCGGTGCCGATGCTGGGCGTGCTCGCGGTGATCGCCGCCGCGCTGGCGCCGCCCGACCGCCTCGCCACGCTGCTGGCGCGGGCGCGCGGCGGCGAACTGGTGTTCTACGAGGAAGGGCGCGGCGCCACCGTGGCGGTGGTCGAGCAAGCCTCCGCCACCAACCGTTTCCGGCGCCTCTATATCCAGGGCGTATCCAATTCCGGCGACGCTATGACCTCGCAGCGCTATATGCGGCTGCAGGCGCTGTTGCCGTTGATCGTGCACAACGGCACGCCGAAGTCGGCGCTGGTGATCGGCCTGGGCACCGGCATCACGGCGGGCGCGACGCTGGCGTGGCCCGGGCTGGAGCGGCGCGTGGTGGCTGAGCTGCTGCCGCCGGTCGCGCGTGCCGTGCCCAGCTTCAAGGGGAATTTCGGCGTCGCCACCGACCCGCGCGTGGAGATCCGCCTGCGCGACGGCCGGCGCGAGCTGCTGCAGAGCCCGCAGCCGTACGACCTGATCACGCTGGAGCCGCCGCCGCCGTCGGCCGCCGGCGTGGTCAACCTGTATTCGACCGACTTCTACCGCCTGGCGGCGGCGCGGCTGCAGCCCGGCGGGCTGGTGGCGCAGTGGCTGCCGCTGCCGACGCAGAACGACGCAGACACGCGCATGCTGGTGCGCAGCTTCCTGGACGTGTTCCCGCACGCCACGCTGTGGACCACCGAGTTGCACGAGATGATGCTGGTGGGTTCGATGTCGCCGCTGGCGCTGGATGTGGCGCAGGTCCGCGCGCGCTTTGCGCAACCCGAGGTCGCCGCGGCGCTGCAGGCGGTGGGCGTGCGCTCGGCGGCGGCGCTGCTGGCCACCTGGGTCACCGACGGGGCCGGGCTGGACTGGTACGCCGCCGATGCGCCGGCCGTGACCGACGACCGCCCGCGCATCGAGTACGCCGGCTGGGTCCGTGCCGACGCCTTCCCGGAATCGCTGTCGAGGCTGCTGTCGCTGCAAAGCGAGCCGCCGCTGGCTGGCGCCGACGATGCCTTCTGGCGCGAGCTGCGCCACGAGCGCGAAGTCCTGCACACGTTCTACCGCGCCGGCCTCGACGCCTACCGCGGCGACCGCGAAGCGTGGGCGACGCATATCACGCAGGCCATGCGCGCCGATCCCGACAATCCCTACTATGCGTGGTTCGTCGGCGGCCAGGGCCGCCGCGCCCCGGCCGCACCAGGGAACGCACCAAGGAATGCCCCATGA
- a CDS encoding BamA/TamA family outer membrane protein, producing MTRPDTTKSLAALIGTLAVIWCGAACGQAETGAGKQPLSFFDPEDGALDMSDFLLNHKGALPVPTIITEPAVGYGAGLGLMFFSQSMADAAASARASGKGPAPPNITGIGGAYTENGTWGAGVAHFHTWDGDRYRYLGALAKVDANLDYYGLRNQPRSYELRGVFLVQQLLVRIADTRWYVGPRYVYFDSTATFKFGDAGELGSFNRTQRVGKAGLVVDYDSRDNIFYPSRGSYAELEAQFARGAFGSTQSFDMVNARGFTWLPLARTVILGLRADTRFSGGDVPFYAQPYVDLRGVQKGRYQDRNALAAEMEVRWDVTPRWSLLGFTGVGKAYGRWHDFSDASTIYSVGAGFRYMIARKLGVSIGLDVAHSKGQNAFYIQVGSAWR from the coding sequence ATGACCCGTCCCGACACCACCAAAAGCCTGGCCGCGCTGATTGGCACACTGGCTGTGATCTGGTGCGGCGCCGCATGCGGCCAGGCCGAGACCGGCGCAGGCAAGCAGCCGCTGTCGTTCTTCGATCCGGAAGACGGCGCGCTGGACATGAGCGACTTCCTGCTCAATCACAAGGGCGCGCTGCCGGTCCCCACCATCATCACGGAACCGGCGGTCGGCTACGGCGCGGGACTGGGGCTGATGTTCTTCTCGCAATCGATGGCCGACGCCGCCGCCAGCGCCCGGGCCAGCGGCAAGGGCCCGGCACCGCCCAATATCACCGGCATCGGCGGCGCCTATACCGAGAATGGCACCTGGGGCGCCGGCGTTGCGCATTTCCACACCTGGGACGGCGACCGCTACCGCTATCTCGGCGCCCTGGCCAAGGTCGATGCCAACCTCGATTACTACGGCTTGCGCAACCAGCCGCGTTCTTATGAGCTGCGCGGGGTGTTCCTGGTGCAGCAATTGCTGGTACGCATCGCCGACACCCGCTGGTACGTGGGGCCGCGCTACGTCTACTTCGATTCCACCGCGACCTTTAAGTTTGGCGATGCCGGCGAGCTCGGCAGCTTCAACCGGACCCAGCGCGTCGGCAAGGCCGGGCTGGTGGTCGACTACGACTCGCGCGACAACATCTTCTACCCCAGCCGCGGCAGCTATGCCGAACTGGAGGCGCAGTTCGCGCGCGGCGCCTTTGGCAGTACCCAGTCGTTCGACATGGTCAACGCGCGCGGCTTTACCTGGCTGCCGCTGGCGCGCACCGTGATCCTGGGCCTGCGCGCCGATACGCGCTTTTCCGGCGGCGACGTGCCGTTCTATGCGCAGCCGTACGTCGACCTGCGCGGCGTGCAGAAGGGGCGCTACCAGGACCGCAATGCGCTCGCGGCGGAAATGGAAGTGCGCTGGGACGTGACCCCGCGCTGGTCGCTGCTGGGCTTCACCGGGGTCGGCAAGGCTTATGGACGCTGGCACGATTTTTCCGACGCTTCCACGATCTACAGCGTCGGCGCGGGCTTTCGCTACATGATCGCGCGCAAGCTGGGCGTTTCGATCGGCCTGGATGTGGCCCACAGCAAGGGCCAGAACGCGTTCTATATCCAGGTGGGCAGCGCCTGGCGCTGA
- a CDS encoding formylglycine-generating enzyme family protein translates to MSGQREGGNPAAAAGRSGSAARAPGWRSRKLAWLLALLGVGLAAGLGGSYWYLKGRTAAAPAIVVGDGKHGPAGMVRVPGGEFLMGSDSKMAQPNEKPAHKVRVHAFWMDQHHVTNAEFRKFVEATGYVTTAERAPDWETLRVQLPPGTPRPPDSAMVAGGMVFVGTPRPVPLQDYSRWWRYVPGADWRHPTGPGSSIEGKDNHPVVQVSYEDAQAYARWAGKRLPTEAEWEFAARGGLEQATYAWGEQFAPGGKQMANVWQGQQNQPFPVVSPKAGGALGTSPVGTFPPNGYGLADMTGNAWQWVADWYRADQFRREAGKAQPIENPVGPLVSWDPSEPGVPVNAPKRVTRGGSFLCNEDFCLSYRPSARRGTDPYNSMSHLGFRLVMDESRWAELQRRPPVAMAGTAGAPAR, encoded by the coding sequence ATGAGCGGACAACGTGAAGGCGGCAATCCCGCCGCAGCCGCGGGGCGTTCCGGCTCAGCGGCACGGGCGCCCGGATGGCGCAGCCGAAAACTGGCGTGGCTGCTGGCCCTGCTCGGTGTCGGACTGGCCGCCGGCCTGGGCGGCAGCTACTGGTATCTGAAGGGCCGTACCGCGGCGGCGCCGGCCATTGTCGTCGGCGACGGCAAGCACGGACCGGCCGGCATGGTGCGCGTGCCGGGCGGCGAGTTCCTGATGGGCAGCGACAGCAAGATGGCGCAGCCCAATGAAAAGCCGGCGCACAAGGTGCGCGTGCATGCGTTCTGGATGGACCAGCACCACGTCACCAACGCTGAATTCCGCAAGTTTGTCGAAGCCACCGGTTACGTCACCACGGCCGAGCGCGCGCCCGACTGGGAGACGCTGCGCGTGCAGCTGCCGCCCGGCACGCCGCGCCCGCCCGACAGCGCGATGGTCGCGGGCGGCATGGTCTTCGTCGGTACGCCGCGGCCGGTGCCGCTGCAGGATTACTCACGCTGGTGGCGCTATGTGCCCGGCGCCGACTGGCGCCATCCGACCGGCCCGGGCAGCTCGATCGAGGGCAAGGACAACCACCCGGTGGTGCAGGTGTCGTATGAAGACGCGCAGGCCTACGCCAGGTGGGCCGGCAAGCGGCTGCCGACCGAGGCGGAATGGGAGTTTGCCGCGCGCGGCGGGCTGGAGCAGGCGACCTATGCCTGGGGCGAGCAGTTTGCCCCCGGCGGCAAGCAGATGGCCAATGTCTGGCAGGGCCAGCAGAACCAGCCGTTTCCCGTGGTCAGCCCCAAGGCCGGCGGGGCGCTCGGCACCAGCCCGGTCGGCACCTTCCCGCCCAACGGCTATGGCCTCGCCGACATGACCGGCAATGCCTGGCAGTGGGTAGCGGACTGGTACCGCGCCGACCAGTTCCGGCGCGAAGCCGGCAAGGCGCAGCCGATCGAAAACCCGGTGGGGCCGCTGGTGTCGTGGGACCCGTCCGAACCCGGCGTGCCGGTCAACGCGCCCAAGCGTGTCACGCGCGGTGGCTCGTTCCTGTGCAACGAGGATTTCTGCCTGAGCTACCGCCCCAGCGCACGGCGCGGGACCGATCCCTACAACAGCATGTCGCACCTCGGCTTCCGCCTGGTGATGGACGAAAGCCGCTGGGCGGAATTGCAGCGGCGGCCACCGGTGGCCATGGCCGGCACTGCAGGCGCGCCAGCGCGCTAG
- a CDS encoding HAD family phosphatase: MNMAASPSILAGHLRAVIATLALAGLALTGCSTPATAPAAQEAAAPAVQPAGAALPSWRDGPARQALLKFVADVTRPGSPGFVPPEARVAVFDNDGTLWSEQPLYFQFFFLLDQVRAAAPQHPEWRSNPAFKALMANDMQGLMRNEKQLAALVAKANSGMTVDEYDRTIRDWLAKARHPKFNRPYTELVYQPQLELLSYLRANGFKTYIVSGGTIDFMRPWSQAVYGIPPEQVIGSSQAVRYQVRDGKPALVRDPKLDFIDDGPGKPVGIYRHIGRRPILAVGNSDGDLQMLEYTTGGDGARLAVLVHHDDAEREFAYDRQSKVGKLDKALDAARARGWTVVSMKRDWLQVYPAGKP; the protein is encoded by the coding sequence ATGAACATGGCAGCGTCCCCGTCAATCCTTGCCGGCCACCTGCGCGCGGTGATCGCGACGCTGGCGCTGGCCGGCCTGGCGCTGACCGGTTGCTCCACCCCCGCCACCGCGCCCGCTGCGCAGGAGGCCGCGGCGCCGGCGGTGCAGCCGGCGGGGGCGGCACTGCCGTCGTGGCGCGACGGTCCGGCCCGGCAGGCGCTGCTGAAATTCGTTGCCGACGTGACGCGGCCGGGTTCGCCCGGTTTCGTCCCACCCGAAGCGCGCGTGGCGGTGTTCGACAACGACGGCACGCTGTGGAGCGAGCAGCCGCTGTACTTCCAGTTCTTCTTCCTGCTCGACCAGGTCCGCGCCGCGGCGCCGCAGCACCCGGAGTGGCGCAGCAACCCGGCCTTCAAGGCGCTGATGGCCAACGACATGCAGGGCCTGATGCGCAACGAGAAACAGCTGGCGGCACTGGTCGCCAAAGCCAACAGCGGCATGACCGTCGACGAGTACGACCGCACCATCCGCGACTGGCTGGCAAAAGCCCGGCATCCCAAATTCAACCGGCCGTACACCGAACTGGTGTACCAGCCGCAGCTGGAGCTGCTGTCCTACCTGCGTGCCAACGGCTTCAAGACCTATATCGTCTCGGGCGGCACCATCGACTTCATGCGGCCGTGGAGCCAGGCCGTCTACGGCATCCCGCCCGAACAGGTGATCGGCTCCTCGCAGGCGGTGCGCTACCAGGTGCGGGACGGCAAGCCGGCGCTGGTGCGCGACCCCAAGCTGGATTTCATCGATGACGGGCCGGGCAAGCCGGTCGGCATCTACCGCCATATCGGCCGCCGGCCCATCCTGGCCGTGGGCAATTCCGACGGCGACCTGCAGATGCTCGAGTACACCACGGGCGGCGACGGCGCGCGCCTGGCCGTGCTGGTGCATCACGACGACGCCGAGCGCGAGTTCGCCTATGACCGCCAGTCCAAGGTGGGCAAGCTCGACAAGGCCCTCGACGCGGCGCGCGCCAGGGGCTGGACAGTGGTCAGCATGAAGCGGGACTGGCTGCAGGTCTATCCGGCCGGCAAGCCATGA